In the genome of Pseudomonas protegens, one region contains:
- a CDS encoding efflux RND transporter periplasmic adaptor subunit: protein MADVNSSPSTAHPAAAPQTPRKRRLLWPMLIMLGVVLLIVAVIGGVKFAQISKLIAQAKVPLPPAVVTALKAQYEDWQPSLSAVGSMKTVRGVDVTTEVGGIIRSIGFKPGQQVAAGDLLVQLNADADIAQLRALEATANLAGTVLKRDRAQLAVSAVSQAQVEADEADLKAKLAAAEQQRALVAKKSIRAPFAGRIGITGINLGQYLNPGDKIANLQTFDPIYIDFNVPQTQVQQIALGQSVTVSADGLPKQRFSGRVSSIDTQFDANTRNVTVEATVDNPQHSLVPGMFARAVVASGGTQRYLTLPQTSVTYNPYGTTVFVATQKNNEQGEALFTAQQTFIETGPTRGDQVAVLSGVKEGDLVITSGQMKLKNGSPVKIVDRDAPLNDPSPTPQEH, encoded by the coding sequence ATGGCCGACGTCAATTCCAGCCCCTCCACCGCGCACCCCGCCGCGGCCCCGCAGACGCCGCGCAAGCGCCGCCTGCTGTGGCCCATGCTGATCATGCTGGGCGTGGTGCTGCTGATTGTCGCGGTGATCGGCGGGGTCAAGTTCGCGCAGATTTCCAAGCTGATCGCCCAGGCCAAGGTGCCGCTGCCTCCCGCCGTGGTGACCGCGCTCAAGGCGCAATACGAAGACTGGCAACCGAGCCTCTCGGCCGTCGGTTCGATGAAGACCGTGCGCGGGGTGGACGTCACCACCGAGGTCGGCGGCATCATTCGCAGCATCGGCTTCAAGCCCGGCCAGCAGGTGGCGGCGGGCGACCTGCTGGTGCAATTGAACGCCGATGCCGACATCGCCCAGCTGCGCGCGCTGGAGGCCACGGCCAATCTGGCCGGCACTGTGCTCAAGCGCGACAGGGCCCAGTTGGCGGTGAGCGCGGTGTCCCAGGCCCAGGTCGAAGCCGACGAGGCGGACCTCAAGGCCAAGCTCGCGGCCGCCGAGCAGCAGCGGGCGCTGGTGGCGAAAAAGAGCATCCGCGCGCCCTTCGCCGGGCGCATCGGGATCACCGGGATCAACCTCGGGCAGTACCTCAATCCCGGCGACAAGATCGCCAACCTGCAGACCTTCGACCCCATCTACATCGACTTCAACGTACCCCAGACCCAGGTGCAGCAGATTGCCCTCGGCCAGAGCGTCACGGTCAGCGCCGACGGCCTGCCCAAGCAGCGCTTCAGCGGTCGGGTCAGCTCCATCGACACCCAGTTCGATGCCAATACCCGCAACGTCACGGTCGAGGCCACCGTCGACAATCCCCAGCACAGCCTGGTGCCGGGCATGTTCGCCCGGGCCGTGGTCGCCTCTGGCGGCACTCAGCGCTACCTGACCCTGCCGCAGACCTCGGTCACCTACAACCCTTATGGCACCACGGTGTTCGTCGCCACCCAGAAGAACAACGAGCAAGGCGAGGCGCTGTTCACCGCGCAGCAGACCTTTATCGAAACCGGCCCGACCCGGGGCGACCAGGTGGCCGTGCTGTCCGGCGTCAAGGAAGGCGACCTGGTGATCACCAGCGGCCAGATGAAGCTCAAGAACGGATCGCCGGTGAAGATCGTCGACCGCGACGCGCCCTTGAACGATCCCTCCCCGACGCCACAAGAACACTAG
- a CDS encoding efflux transporter outer membrane subunit, producing MKERQLPPASPGGRRPGNGRSGREPARSPSLFAFALPPLSLFCCAWLAGCAVGPDFTRPELAADAGYSATPLPASTASAQIANAGAAQRWVAGMDIPGQWWTLFRSRELNDLVEEALRANPDLDAAQAALRQAHEQLYAEQASLFPSLSASASKTREKASAASALGTSGAAAAGGSSGQIFTLNSASLSVSYAPDVFGGNRRQIEASGAQVDYQRYQLEAAYLTLSANLVNTVISLASVRDQIAATESVIALQSDQLDLLRAQRRLGAIGDSDLLTQEATLAQTRATLPPLQKQLAQTRNQLQAYLGRLPSQDRDEQFQLASLHLPQELPLSLPSALVEQRPDVRSAEAQLHQASASIGVAIANQLPQFSISASLGSTALAGTRLFSSGTGVWSLAGSIAQPIFDAGALEHRKRAAVAAYDEAAARYRSTVIAAFEDVANALRALEADAAALEQQVAAERAARQSLDLAQAQYRLGAVGYLNLLTAQQTYQNAIVSRVRAQAARYSDTTALFQALGGGWWQRRDVDPASLGSPDRFGWPSLKEMYPPPAAHDRDQAHVGPAAAAVHSSAPAPAAPTRPAPLP from the coding sequence ATGAAAGAGCGACAGCTGCCGCCCGCATCCCCCGGTGGCCGGCGACCGGGCAACGGCCGCTCCGGTCGAGAACCTGCCCGATCCCCTTCCCTGTTCGCCTTTGCCCTGCCGCCCTTGAGCCTGTTCTGCTGCGCATGGCTGGCCGGCTGCGCGGTCGGGCCGGACTTCACTCGCCCCGAACTCGCCGCAGACGCCGGCTACAGCGCCACGCCCCTGCCCGCCAGCACCGCCTCGGCGCAGATCGCCAACGCTGGCGCGGCGCAGCGTTGGGTGGCCGGCATGGACATCCCCGGGCAATGGTGGACGCTGTTCCGCTCCCGGGAGCTCAATGACCTGGTGGAGGAAGCGCTGCGGGCCAACCCGGACCTGGACGCCGCCCAGGCCGCCTTGCGTCAGGCCCATGAGCAGCTGTACGCCGAGCAGGCTTCGCTGTTTCCGTCCCTCAGCGCCTCGGCGTCGAAAACCCGGGAAAAAGCCTCCGCCGCCAGCGCCCTGGGCACGAGCGGCGCAGCGGCGGCCGGTGGCTCCTCCGGGCAGATCTTTACCCTCAACTCGGCGTCGCTGAGCGTGTCCTACGCGCCGGACGTATTTGGTGGCAACCGTCGGCAGATCGAAGCCAGCGGTGCGCAGGTCGACTACCAGCGCTACCAGCTCGAAGCGGCATACCTGACCCTGAGCGCCAACCTGGTGAACACCGTCATCAGCCTGGCCTCGGTGCGCGACCAGATCGCCGCCACCGAAAGCGTGATCGCCCTGCAGAGCGATCAGCTCGACCTGCTGCGGGCGCAACGCCGGCTCGGGGCCATCGGCGACAGCGACCTGCTGACCCAGGAAGCGACACTGGCCCAGACCCGCGCCACCCTGCCGCCGTTGCAGAAGCAATTGGCGCAAACCCGCAACCAGTTGCAGGCCTACCTCGGGCGCCTGCCCAGCCAGGACCGCGACGAGCAGTTCCAGCTGGCATCCCTGCACCTGCCCCAGGAGCTGCCCCTGAGCCTGCCCTCGGCCCTGGTCGAGCAGCGCCCCGACGTGCGTTCCGCCGAGGCCCAGTTGCATCAGGCCAGCGCCAGTATCGGCGTGGCCATCGCCAATCAGTTGCCGCAGTTCAGCATCAGCGCTTCCCTGGGCTCCACGGCGCTGGCCGGCACCCGGCTGTTTTCCTCGGGCACCGGGGTCTGGAGCCTGGCCGGCTCGATCGCCCAGCCAATCTTCGACGCCGGGGCCCTGGAGCATCGCAAGCGCGCCGCAGTGGCCGCCTACGATGAAGCCGCCGCGCGCTATCGCAGCACGGTGATCGCCGCCTTCGAGGATGTGGCCAACGCCCTGCGCGCCCTGGAAGCCGACGCCGCGGCCCTCGAGCAGCAAGTGGCCGCCGAGCGCGCCGCGCGCCAGAGCCTGGATCTGGCCCAGGCCCAGTACCGCCTGGGCGCCGTGGGTTACCTGAACCTGCTCACCGCCCAGCAGACCTACCAGAACGCCATTGTCAGCCGGGTCCGGGCCCAGGCCGCCCGCTACAGCGACACCACCGCGCTGTTCCAGGCCCTGGGGGGCGGCTGGTGGCAGCGTCGCGATGTCGACCCCGCCAGCCTCGGCAGCCCCGATCGTTTCGGCTGGCCGTCGCTCAAGGAGATGTATCCGCCGCCCGCTGCGCATGACCGCGACCAGGCTCACGTCGGGCCCGCTGCGGCCGCCGTCCACAGCTCGGCGCCCGCGCCGGCTGCCCCCACCCGACCTGCACCCTTGCCTTAA
- a CDS encoding PTS sugar transporter subunit IIA has product MSKLARYLQVEDILLAVNVSNKQRLFEQVGRHLQETRQLPGDAVTASLWRRELAASTAIGDGVALPHARLAELDGIHALYLRPQSAIAFAAPDQQPVSDVLVLLVPAPADQQHLDLLADTARLFSNPRFRQALLRCKDGVQVKQLFDHW; this is encoded by the coding sequence ATGAGCAAGCTTGCCCGCTACCTGCAGGTCGAAGACATTCTCCTGGCCGTCAACGTCTCGAACAAACAGCGGCTGTTCGAGCAGGTGGGCCGTCATCTTCAGGAAACGCGACAGTTGCCGGGCGATGCGGTCACCGCCAGTCTGTGGCGCCGGGAGCTGGCCGCCAGTACCGCGATCGGCGATGGCGTGGCGCTGCCCCATGCCCGGCTCGCCGAACTGGACGGCATCCACGCGCTGTACCTGCGGCCGCAGAGCGCCATCGCCTTTGCCGCTCCCGACCAGCAGCCGGTGAGCGATGTTCTCGTGCTGCTGGTGCCCGCCCCCGCCGATCAGCAGCACCTGGACTTGCTGGCGGACACCGCCCGGCTGTTTTCCAACCCGCGCTTTCGCCAGGCCTTGCTGCGCTGCAAGGATGGGGTTCAGGTCAAGCAGCTGTTCGATCACTGGTAG
- a CDS encoding MFS transporter, which translates to MNRPINPRATLLTASGVCSLIVLDTNIVAVALPSIARDLGANFADIEWVVSAYMLAFAALLLPAGSLADRFGRKKTLLCGLGLFILASLGCGAAPNALLLDIARAFKGVGAALLLTSALASIGHTFHDEVERAKAWAFWGACMGMAMTAAPTVGGLITEYCGWRWIFYFNLPVGALLLWSVLRNVPESRDTQAARLDPWGSLAFSASLLCLIWGLIEANRIGWSHPATTTRLLAGVALLGLFVLIERLQSRPMVDLQLFRHPRFIGALLGMFAYAGCAQVMMTLLPFYLQNGLGFSAIASGLGMLPFALTMLICPRIGARLAGRYAPATLMAAGLTLVGSGNLLSAWAVHSGGYLSFALAIAVTGAGAGLLNGDTQKNIMACVPRERTGMASGMSTTMRFSAIMLAIGVFGALLASHTQQLLQGSLRQLPGNGALHAPDIASRVVAGDMQGALASLPPEVRDLVEPLAQQAFVGGFGLVLAVAGLLALLGALVVGRLMRNPLPQAQGLALKLE; encoded by the coding sequence ATGAACCGCCCCATCAACCCGCGCGCAACCCTGCTGACCGCCTCCGGGGTCTGCTCGCTGATCGTCCTCGACACCAACATCGTCGCCGTCGCCCTGCCAAGCATCGCCCGCGACCTGGGGGCCAACTTCGCCGATATCGAGTGGGTGGTCAGTGCCTACATGCTGGCCTTTGCCGCCCTGCTGCTGCCGGCGGGCAGCCTGGCCGACCGCTTCGGGCGCAAGAAGACCCTGCTCTGCGGCCTCGGCCTGTTCATCCTCGCCTCCCTGGGCTGTGGCGCCGCGCCCAATGCGCTACTGCTGGACATCGCCCGAGCCTTCAAGGGCGTGGGCGCGGCGCTGCTGCTGACCTCGGCCCTGGCCTCCATCGGCCACACCTTTCATGACGAGGTGGAGCGGGCCAAGGCCTGGGCCTTCTGGGGCGCCTGCATGGGCATGGCGATGACCGCCGCGCCCACCGTCGGCGGGCTGATCACCGAATACTGCGGCTGGCGCTGGATCTTCTACTTCAACCTGCCGGTGGGCGCCCTGCTGTTGTGGAGCGTGCTGCGCAACGTGCCCGAATCCCGGGATACCCAGGCCGCGCGCCTCGACCCCTGGGGCAGCCTGGCCTTCAGCGCCAGCCTGCTGTGCCTGATCTGGGGCCTGATCGAAGCCAACCGCATCGGCTGGAGCCACCCGGCCACAACGACCCGGCTGCTGGCCGGCGTCGCCCTGCTGGGGTTGTTCGTGCTGATCGAGCGCCTGCAAAGTCGGCCCATGGTGGATCTGCAGCTGTTTCGCCATCCGCGGTTCATCGGCGCCCTGCTGGGCATGTTCGCCTACGCCGGCTGCGCCCAGGTGATGATGACCCTGCTGCCCTTCTACCTGCAGAACGGCCTGGGCTTCTCGGCCATCGCCTCGGGCCTGGGCATGCTGCCCTTCGCCCTGACCATGCTGATCTGCCCACGGATCGGCGCGCGCCTGGCCGGGCGTTACGCCCCGGCGACGCTGATGGCCGCCGGGCTGACCCTGGTGGGCAGCGGCAACCTGCTCAGTGCCTGGGCGGTGCACAGCGGTGGCTACCTGAGCTTCGCCCTGGCGATTGCCGTGACCGGCGCCGGGGCCGGCCTGCTCAACGGCGACACGCAGAAAAACATCATGGCCTGCGTCCCCCGGGAACGCACCGGCATGGCATCGGGCATGAGCACCACCATGCGCTTCAGCGCCATCATGCTGGCCATCGGCGTGTTCGGAGCGCTGCTGGCCAGCCATACCCAGCAACTGTTGCAAGGCAGCCTGCGCCAACTGCCCGGGAACGGGGCACTACACGCGCCGGACATCGCCTCCCGCGTGGTGGCCGGAGACATGCAAGGCGCCCTGGCCAGCCTGCCGCCGGAAGTTCGGGACCTGGTTGAGCCCCTGGCGCAGCAGGCGTTTGTCGGCGGCTTCGGGCTGGTGCTGGCCGTGGCCGGCCTGCTCGCCCTGCTCGGCGCGCTGGTGGTCGGACGCCTGATGCGCAATCCCCTGCCCCAGGCGCAAGGACTGGCCCTGAAGCTGGAGTAA
- a CDS encoding LysR family transcriptional regulator → MEIRHFRYFLAVARQRNFTRAAEQLGIAPPTLSRQIQDMEKALGTRLFLRQQREVSLTEAGAALLMEAEATVRQFEFAQRNAQRAGRGEIGHIELGYVASAVYGGLLQKQVQGFSRDCPDVSLNVRECPMATLPARVADGRLDVGYIRSPMTLPEGVEAIALDAEGFVLALSAESWLCRLPQIASEHLLNETFILPEQISGTLQVAAQGAYAPKLGAQPGGLVAVLALVSLGQGVAVVPESVVGHVNLPHVVYRPIGGSAATSWLSLIHRRFEQAPAVVRYIEQVRREYRRKA, encoded by the coding sequence ATGGAAATTCGCCACTTTCGCTACTTCCTCGCCGTGGCCCGGCAACGCAATTTCACCCGTGCCGCCGAGCAGCTGGGGATCGCCCCGCCGACCTTGAGCCGGCAGATCCAGGACATGGAAAAAGCCCTTGGCACCCGCCTGTTCCTGCGTCAGCAGCGCGAGGTCAGCCTCACCGAAGCCGGTGCCGCCTTGCTCATGGAGGCCGAAGCCACGGTGCGCCAGTTCGAGTTCGCCCAGCGCAATGCCCAGCGCGCCGGACGGGGCGAGATCGGTCATATCGAGCTGGGCTATGTGGCGTCGGCGGTGTACGGCGGGTTGCTGCAGAAGCAGGTGCAGGGTTTCAGCCGCGATTGTCCGGACGTCAGCCTGAATGTGCGGGAGTGCCCGATGGCGACCCTGCCGGCGCGGGTCGCCGACGGGCGCCTGGATGTCGGCTACATCCGCTCGCCCATGACCCTGCCCGAGGGCGTGGAGGCCATTGCCCTGGATGCCGAAGGGTTCGTCCTGGCGCTGTCTGCCGAGTCCTGGCTGTGCCGCCTGCCGCAGATCGCCTCCGAGCACCTGCTCAATGAAACCTTCATCCTTCCGGAGCAGATCAGCGGCACCTTGCAGGTGGCGGCCCAGGGGGCCTATGCCCCCAAACTGGGTGCTCAGCCCGGTGGCCTGGTAGCGGTGCTGGCCCTGGTGTCCCTGGGGCAGGGCGTGGCGGTGGTGCCCGAATCGGTGGTGGGGCATGTGAACCTGCCCCATGTCGTGTACCGGCCCATAGGCGGTAGCGCGGCAACCTCCTGGCTGTCGCTGATTCACCGGCGTTTCGAACAGGCACCGGCCGTGGTGCGCTACATCGAGCAGGTGCGTCGCGAGTATCGGCGCAAGGCTTGA
- a CDS encoding VOC family protein, producing MLDHLDHLVLTTIDPLAAEDFYVRVLGMRLETFAGGRKAFRYGNQKINLHVRGQEFEPKAHLPVPGALDLCFIASVPLEQVIAHLQQVNWPIIEGPVSRTGATGPIRSVYLRDPDLNLIEISEPL from the coding sequence ATGCTTGATCATCTGGACCATCTGGTACTGACCACCATCGATCCTTTGGCCGCCGAGGACTTCTACGTCCGCGTACTGGGCATGCGCCTGGAAACCTTTGCCGGCGGGCGCAAGGCCTTCAGGTACGGCAACCAGAAGATCAACCTGCATGTGCGCGGCCAGGAGTTCGAACCCAAGGCCCACCTGCCGGTGCCGGGTGCACTGGACCTGTGCTTTATCGCCAGCGTGCCCCTGGAGCAGGTGATTGCTCACCTGCAGCAGGTCAACTGGCCGATCATCGAAGGGCCAGTGTCGCGCACCGGTGCCACGGGGCCGATCCGCTCGGTGTACCTGCGGGATCCGGACCTGAACCTGATCGAGATTTCCGAGCCGCTCTAG
- a CDS encoding TerC family protein — protein MEWIADPTAWLGLLTLIVLELVLGIDNLVFIAILADKLPPEQRDRARLIGLSLALLMRLGLLASISWMVTLTQPLFEVFEHSFSGRDLIMLFGGVFLLFKATMELHERLEGHVSQRAGSTTYALFWPIVAQIVVLDAVFSLDAVITAVGMVEHLAVMMIAVVVSIGVMIVASKPLTRFVNAHPTVIMLCLGFLMMIGFSLTAEGLGFHIPKGYLYAAIGFSILIELFNQIARARRKKSMQGLRPMRERTAYAVMRLLGGRKLAVEEVGEEIADLLEDGEAPSSELFDRRERVMISGVLQLAERPIRSLMTVRAEVDYIDLTDSPETIRTKLMHSSYSRLPLIRDGAVDEPLGFVHKKELLKEYLAGSEPNLEHLARKTINLLESFSILNALEQMRKASTHIAFVINEFGDFMGILTMTDILESIAGELPDASEIEGPDVVEQEGGFLVNGALNLPQVRQRTGFGAEPTEDYQTLAGLVMSLLDRLPVKGDRVEWDGWSLQVRAVEERRVTQVLLSRQTAD, from the coding sequence ATGGAATGGATTGCAGACCCCACGGCCTGGCTTGGCCTGTTGACCCTGATCGTCCTGGAGCTGGTGCTGGGCATCGACAACCTGGTGTTTATCGCCATCCTCGCGGACAAGCTGCCGCCGGAGCAGCGTGACCGCGCGCGGCTGATCGGCCTGTCCCTGGCGCTGCTGATGCGCCTGGGCCTGCTGGCCAGCATCTCGTGGATGGTGACCCTGACCCAGCCGTTGTTCGAGGTGTTCGAGCACAGCTTCTCGGGTCGTGACCTGATCATGCTGTTCGGTGGTGTGTTCCTGTTGTTCAAGGCCACCATGGAGTTGCACGAACGCCTGGAAGGCCATGTCAGCCAGCGCGCGGGCAGCACCACCTACGCCCTGTTCTGGCCGATCGTGGCGCAGATCGTGGTGCTTGATGCGGTGTTCTCCCTGGACGCGGTGATCACCGCGGTGGGCATGGTCGAGCACCTGGCGGTGATGATGATCGCGGTGGTGGTGTCCATCGGTGTGATGATCGTCGCCAGCAAGCCGCTGACCCGCTTCGTCAACGCCCACCCGACGGTGATCATGCTGTGCCTGGGCTTCTTGATGATGATCGGCTTCAGCCTGACCGCCGAAGGCCTGGGCTTCCATATTCCCAAGGGCTACCTGTACGCGGCCATCGGTTTCTCGATCCTCATCGAGCTGTTCAACCAGATCGCCCGGGCCCGGCGCAAGAAGTCCATGCAGGGCCTGCGGCCGATGCGCGAACGCACGGCCTATGCGGTGATGCGCCTGCTGGGTGGACGCAAGCTGGCGGTGGAAGAGGTGGGCGAGGAGATCGCCGATCTGCTGGAAGATGGCGAGGCCCCCAGCAGCGAGCTGTTCGACCGCCGCGAGCGGGTGATGATCAGCGGCGTGCTGCAACTGGCGGAGCGACCGATCCGCAGCCTGATGACGGTGCGCGCTGAGGTTGATTACATCGACCTGACGGACAGTCCTGAGACTATTCGGACCAAGCTGATGCATTCGTCCTACTCGCGCCTGCCGCTGATTCGCGACGGCGCGGTGGATGAGCCTTTGGGCTTTGTGCACAAGAAGGAGTTGCTCAAGGAATACCTGGCCGGCAGCGAGCCGAACCTCGAGCATCTGGCGCGCAAGACCATCAACCTGCTGGAGAGCTTTTCGATCCTCAACGCGCTGGAGCAGATGCGCAAGGCGTCGACCCACATTGCCTTCGTGATCAACGAGTTCGGCGATTTCATGGGCATTCTGACCATGACCGACATTCTCGAATCCATCGCCGGCGAGCTGCCGGATGCCAGTGAGATCGAGGGGCCGGACGTGGTGGAGCAAGAGGGCGGCTTTCTGGTCAATGGCGCGCTGAATCTGCCGCAGGTGCGCCAGCGCACCGGCTTTGGCGCCGAGCCCACCGAGGACTACCAGACCCTGGCCGGGCTGGTGATGAGCCTGCTGGACCGTTTGCCGGTCAAGGGCGACCGGGTCGAGTGGGATGGCTGGAGCCTTCAGGTCAGGGCGGTGGAAGAGCGCCGGGTGACCCAGGTGCTGCTGTCGCGCCAGACCGCGGACTGA
- the wecB gene encoding non-hydrolyzing UDP-N-acetylglucosamine 2-epimerase, protein MPFKIMMVFGTRPEAIKMAPLARVLRHWPGLHLHICSTGQHREMLKQVLDAFELQVDQDLEVMTHDQSLNGLSQQLLKHLDITLERLQPDIVLVHGDTTTSFITALAAFNRQLPIGHVEAGLRTGDLRTPWPEEANRRLTGVIADLHFAPTAEAKANLLRENVPADSIEVTGNTVIDALRWMRQHQQQSQWRPAIDSPLAVLEHNRRMVLITCHRRENFGQGVRHICQAVAILAQRYPDVQFVYPVHLNPQVQSVVGDLLSDTPNIYLIAPQDYQHFVWLMARSYLILSDSGGIQEEAPAIGKPLLVLREVTERPSALKGGTVLLVGTDRERIVRHAAELLDNAQLHVRMSRVHSPYGDGHASERIARRLYDWLKAKARPDRAGALPAQAGNGPLKQANEA, encoded by the coding sequence ATGCCTTTTAAGATCATGATGGTTTTTGGAACGCGCCCGGAGGCAATCAAAATGGCGCCGCTGGCCCGGGTGCTGCGGCACTGGCCCGGTCTGCACCTGCATATATGCTCCACCGGGCAGCACCGGGAAATGCTCAAGCAGGTCCTGGACGCCTTCGAACTGCAAGTCGACCAAGACCTGGAAGTGATGACCCACGACCAATCCCTCAATGGCCTGTCGCAACAATTGCTGAAGCACCTGGACATCACCCTCGAACGCCTGCAACCGGATATCGTCCTGGTTCATGGCGACACCACCACCAGCTTCATCACCGCCCTCGCCGCCTTCAACCGCCAGTTGCCCATCGGTCATGTCGAGGCCGGACTGCGCACGGGCGACCTCAGGACACCCTGGCCCGAGGAGGCCAACCGGCGCCTGACCGGGGTCATCGCCGACCTGCACTTCGCTCCGACCGCCGAAGCCAAGGCCAACCTGCTGCGGGAAAACGTGCCCGCGGACAGCATCGAGGTCACCGGCAACACGGTGATCGATGCGCTGCGGTGGATGCGGCAGCACCAGCAACAGAGCCAATGGCGCCCCGCCATCGATTCGCCCCTGGCGGTGCTGGAACACAACCGGCGCATGGTGCTGATCACCTGCCACCGCCGGGAAAACTTCGGCCAGGGTGTCCGCCATATCTGCCAGGCCGTGGCAATCCTGGCCCAGCGCTATCCGGATGTGCAGTTCGTCTACCCGGTACACCTCAACCCACAGGTACAGAGCGTGGTCGGTGACCTGCTCTCGGACACCCCCAACATCTACCTGATAGCGCCTCAGGACTATCAGCATTTTGTCTGGCTGATGGCGCGCTCGTACTTGATCCTCAGCGACTCCGGCGGCATTCAGGAGGAAGCCCCCGCCATCGGCAAGCCGCTGCTGGTGCTGCGGGAGGTCACCGAGCGGCCGTCGGCGCTGAAAGGAGGCACGGTGCTGCTGGTGGGTACCGACCGCGAGCGCATTGTGCGCCATGCCGCAGAACTGCTGGACAATGCACAACTCCATGTACGCATGAGCCGGGTGCACAGCCCCTACGGCGACGGCCACGCCAGCGAACGCATTGCCCGCCGCCTGTACGACTGGCTCAAGGCCAAAGCCCGGCCCGACAGGGCAGGCGCCTTGCCTGCACAGGCAGGGAACGGCCCGCTCAAGCAGGCCAACGAAGCCTAG
- a CDS encoding type 1 glutamine amidotransferase family protein gives MTRAITLLSDNFADWETALINATGRGFYGFDCRYASPKGAIVTSMGGLRVTPDLALEDIHLDEVDLLMVCGGSIWQSANAPDIGDLLRAAQARHIVIAAICDGTRELARAGVLDALKHTSNSAANLLAVDYGGGAFYQDVPHAVADQRVITAPGSAPVSFMAQILSTLGISDANLTAYLAMHAAEHRASH, from the coding sequence ATGACCCGCGCCATCACCCTGCTCAGTGACAACTTCGCCGACTGGGAAACTGCCCTGATCAACGCCACCGGCCGTGGCTTCTACGGTTTCGACTGCCGCTACGCGTCTCCCAAGGGCGCCATCGTCACCTCCATGGGCGGCCTGCGGGTGACCCCGGACCTGGCGCTGGAAGACATTCATCTGGATGAAGTCGACCTGCTGATGGTGTGCGGCGGCAGCATTTGGCAAAGCGCCAACGCACCGGACATCGGCGACCTGCTGCGCGCCGCCCAGGCACGCCACATCGTGATCGCCGCCATCTGTGACGGCACCCGCGAGCTGGCACGCGCCGGGGTGCTGGACGCGCTGAAACACACCTCCAACTCGGCGGCCAACCTGCTGGCGGTGGACTATGGCGGCGGCGCCTTCTATCAGGATGTGCCCCATGCCGTGGCGGACCAGCGCGTGATCACCGCCCCGGGCAGCGCACCGGTGAGCTTCATGGCGCAGATTCTCAGCACCCTGGGGATCAGCGACGCCAACCTGACCGCCTACCTCGCAATGCACGCTGCAGAACACCGCGCGTCGCACTGA